A window of Plodia interpunctella isolate USDA-ARS_2022_Savannah chromosome 3, ilPloInte3.2, whole genome shotgun sequence genomic DNA:
GTACGATAAGATTTATAAGCTGCTTGAATAAGTCCACACCTTTCTTGTAATATTCCAAGAATAGTATTGGCACATGCATTTTCTGGCTCAAAACTAGAATACCATTCTATTAGATCAATAGCATACGTGACTGCATAAAGACCTTCAATTTCATATTTGGATTCTGGATTGTCTTTGTATTTGTTGCTCTTCAAAGTGCGACACACCCAATCAGCATACCCAAGGGCACTTTCAGGGTGGTAGCCCAACCGAGAAGCGTGTCTGAATAAATCCATAGCTTCTTCTTCTCGAATCACTTCTGCAATCAGGCCTTGTCCGATCCAGCTATGTGGATGTGAGGGCAATGTTGACTGGCCTCTCCAGAAGCAATAGTTTGCcagtttataaagttttaattttaaatataaggtCCCTAAATTACACCATACTTTAGCAACAGACCATTTGCGAGTTACCAACAATGCTTTTATGAAACAGTGTTGAGCTATGTTATACTTcttcacaaacaaacaaatttttccAAGTAAGTTCCAGTTACGCCAAAGTGTTGGTTTCTCTTTTATACAAGATAaggttaaattaaatgaaatattgcaATTAACTTCTTTTTCAGTTTCATGGTAATATGCCAGATAGGCAGATGCCAAATCATATGACGCTAATTGTTGCTTTTGTTTCGCAATACGAGAGTAACAAGCAAATGCTTGAGGAAATAATTCAAGTTTATTCTTTCTGAGGACTTCATTAGAAGTATCACTACATTTTAGAAATGCATATGCATATTTGGTTGGAAGTTTggtaatgaatataaaagtatCAGCCAATATTTTCCAAAGACAAGCATATTGTTTTTGCTTAGTCAAAGCTGtggatataaaattaatagcatTTTGGGCACAGTCTCTTGCACTACCATACATTTTTACtacaaatttcttttttgctACTCTCATCCATGTTTCAGCTAGTCCTTTAAGAGCTAATAAGGAGTATGGCTCTAGTTTCAGAACTTtttcaaaagttattattGCATCTTTATACTCTGTCAGCAATGAATGTATGTATCCTATTCTTGTTAAACAGTGTGCTGTTTTATTAGAATCTAGTGATATAACTTTAGTATAAGCTCGTAAAGCAGATGTGAATGAGCCTCGAGCATAATATGCATCAGCAAGACATTCAAATGCggttattgattttttatcattttttatgacGTTTCTAAAATTTATGATTGCATTTTCCCAATCTCTTCTGCTAAGATAATGTAAACCAAGCCTAAAGTTAATCCAagcttcatttgtttttatggaTTTCTCTGATTTTACTAACAACTCAAAGTCTTCTTCTTTCATGTTCAATTTAATGTAAGTTTCACTTAAGTTCTTGATGGCATCATTGTTTGAATCTGCTAAACTGTATGCTTTCtcgtaacatttttttgctctttgcaaatcattttttaatttgtaataatgaccaagaaaaacaaatgattCTGCATGATCAGAATTCAGCTTGACTGCTTTAAGCAGACTCATCAAAGATTTATCATACTGACCCAAGTCCCAGTATGCTTTACCAAGATAGAACAAATTAAGGTGATTATTATCACTGCATTCTTCTAGGAGTTCTATAACATtggtatatttgttttgttttaaaaacagtTGAGCTTTTAGAGTTGTGTAACATTCTGCTGGCTTTAGATGGTCTAATATATAATCAACAGGCTGGTTGCTTTCAATATAACATGCAGCTAATTCTGCCTTTTCATCGGTTCCTAAAGCATCCAATGGTATTCCTGAAATCACAGATATAGCCTGGCTCCATTTCTGTTGCTTGctcaatgataaaaataaaaatttctttaGTATGAAGGAAAAATCTAGATCCTTAACTTTAGTcaagaaatttgaaataagctTTTCTGCAACTGACCATTTTTTGAGCTTAATGGTGCAGTTTATTATGAAAGTGGCTTCAATAGGATCTGCCTGATTATAGTTTATTAGTGGGACACATTGTTTGTATGCTTCCAAATACAGAcctttatcataatttatcataCTCCTTAGCATGCCAGGATAATTTGAATTCTCTATTCCTTCAGTAATGATTGTTATGTATTCTTCAattggaaaattattaaatgaattaaattcaatGTATTTCTTACAAATCTGTTTACAAAGCCACTCTCTTAATATCACTGTACCAGAGAAATATTTGAGTTCAATAATTTCTTTAACTGCTGAATTGAAATCATTTTTCGCAAGTATTAGCTTAGCAATTAATATTTCCAAAGAGTCACTAGGATCTCTagcataaattttattaagaagctGTAAAGCTAGGTTGATGTCTTCTTGTTTACACTCaacatctttttttaataattctatgAATTGCTTTTCCGCAGCTCGCTGTAATTTTTCATTGACttccttatttaaataatcaatgaGTATAGTAATTACTTCATTATGTTTTAAGGTGCAGGCAAGTTGACTCAGTTTTGATATCAATTCAAGTGCTTTATCTTCTTCAATTGGTAGTTTAAGCATTTCATTGTAAATAGGAATTAATTTGACTTTGACAATTGGATCCTCTTTTTTCTCATAATAATTTGCCAATCCCTGCCATGCTAATGGTTGATCTGGTTTACTAGCTATTGCTTTTTGGTATGCCAATGGGGCTTGGTCTGTATCTTGAAGGGATTTCCCAAGTAGGACAAGAcccatataattttgtttatctttcCTCAAAATATTCTTGCAACATTCTTGAgcttctttaaaattttcttcgcTGATAAGTTTCCTTGCTTcttttaataaagattttacatCTGCCATCTGCAATATaattacgaaaataattttgtaaaaattctgaaatagGTACCTGCATGCATGGATATTTATGAGTTCTGACGAGCAtcgaattcaaaataaaaggaaaCAGTTGTCACTTACATTCAACAACCCCTCACTCACAACTATCTCATtggatatattatattttgaaatgaaataaacgtATGTAAGTAATGCAAATGTACTAATATTTCAAAGGACgcactaaaataaattcaataaacagAGAGAAACCGGATGAATTGATTGCATGATTGTGATTGATTGActacgtcaaaattgacattCTGTCAATGTTGCTACTTACAAATAATCAGCAGTTTGAGTTGGGTTGAGgcacagataaaaatattacgggTTGATGGTTGGGGCAATGACCAAAGAGGTTGTGGTGACGGACGGAGATCGGATTTGACGTATCGTGTAAACGAGGCCTTTTCatggtcaacatgaaaaaaaaaaacatgtttccGGTTTTATCTCGACCAACAGCAAGATAGAATTGCTTGAGTCAACTGTCATTAAGTTGGTCgtagttttcaaaaatgtaaacaactaattcataatattttgtttaatttttttcattttagttaGATCTCTCGCAGTTAGATACTTGTGAAATGGCTACAACGGAAATATTATCTTCctatattgaaaaattgagTAAGTATGCATAAACGTTCATTGTTAATACTCAACTGAATAGAACAATCCGTAGTTTATGTGTAAAGTACACATCTTGGATTTGTTGGATTTTCAGATCATCCGTTGAAAGAAATCCGTGAACGAGCGTTAAAACTTTTGATTGCTAAACTACAACTCGGTTGGCAGTTTGAAGATGAGCTTTCTGGCACCCGGCAGTTGCTAGAAGCATTACTGGCTTGGTTTCATGTTCTAAAACCAAGTTTGCAAAAAGAGGTTCTTCAATTACTTCTAACTACATTAAAGGTGAGATTTACCATACTTGTTTATCAGCATAGCATCATCTTTCTCATAATCTAGAAAAATCTTAGTCTTTGGATGCACCAAAGTGTCCAACGTATCAAAAGTAAAGTGTATCTCTCTCTTGTACTGAGTAACAAAATACCATTTATGACGTATTTTGTGGCCTTTGAATAGCGCTACTCCCTATCCACCTTGGATGACATATGAGGTGGCTAAGagacacatagccttggcaaCTGGCAACAATCATTTCTAGGGAGGGAAAGCAACcggaaaagaaagaaatattcaAAGAAAAAGAATTCACAAATAAGAAAGTATGACAATAATTTATCTCCGATTTGTTATAGgtataacaataattacaaattaccCCATAAACTTCTAAAAATTGATTTCTTaatcgaaattaaaattagtttttaaataatattttatttcacttcaGACTAAAGCAGGATCCTATATTTCTAAAGAGTTTGGCATTAAGAAAATACTGTCAAGTTTGGATCGTGTTAAGGAAAAAATTGACCCTGATGCTGTAGATTATTATGAAGATGTTTTGGATACTTTACGGTTTTTAAATAGTGTGCAATCTGATGTGAATGTTGCAATACCTCCTTTGACTATACCATCTGTTACAGGGTAGGTAATCAATAGTAatgtacatacctatattatatataaggtTGGCTTATACTGTTGGCAGTGTAAGTACACATTTTATAGGaaacaattattatgatattttttattattattttctttattgatttaaaggGATTTTGTCACACAGTGACTATGTCATGTCACCCAGTGACTATGTCACCCCTGTAAGGTTTGCTACAAGTAGTATCAATTAATGTGAAGACATAGTTTGATGAAGTGTTTGGCATTGTTGGGTAATGGAGAAGCCAAAATATTTACCAACAGGGAGTAAATCAAGCTCAAAATCGCGACGAGTGCCGCCTCGTAAAATCGCGACGGAGTGCCGCCTCGTTGCGacatataacataaaacattACCATTTTATGATCATGAAAACATTTCTGCTTGGGCTGTTCACAGGCTgatttacctacttattactACTATTAGCTTATTTAGGATATAGAACTTTATTCTGGGTTGATAGGTAACCTATGTCCATTGTACTCTTAATTGTTATGCAcgcaaagttttaaaaaatggttgaATAGAGAAAGAAAGTATGAATTAAGTAAAGAATATGCTATTCTTCTGTTCCTCTCAAtcctgtaatttttttgcttGGCTTGAATAAGTTATGATATTAGTtgcaagaaattatttttatttgcctattaatatggatataaattaaattttctgttttcaGTTCTGAAAGTGATGAAACCTCTGGGAATGGTTTCTCTACTTTAGGCTCTAATTATCAATCATCAAAGGAAAGTTTTGTAGCAAATGATGAAGTTGAAATCATTAAGGAAAATATGTAAGTGCAACTGTATGTCACTCACATTGTACCTGGGGAAagtgaataaaatgtttgtgccccataaaaattgaaaagacatttatttatttacttatttcaaacatacaaaaaggtttatattattttaatattgccaaATTGCGACTTCTAACCAcatgtacttataatattactagcaaCCTGGCTTGGCTTTACCCGGggtatttataatgtatgtataatatacacTTTCGGAAagaaattttctaaataacaattaatacttcatcaaaatccattgtgTGGTTTAAGAGAACAGATAGACGACCTATAGAGCAACATTGTTTTATGATTTTGCCTGGTCTCAATTGGGAATGTCGTTGCATCTCATCTGACAAGAATTTTTAACTCATAGTCGTCTCAAAAACCCCATGAGGATGTGTTATAGGGCGAGAACCACATGACTGTACTGAAACTAACTGCTACAACTAAATATCCATAGGTCACAAGAAATGAATGGTATTAAAGTACTCTTGTTCCCATGGGTTGATTTATGTTCATCGGACTTCAAAACCATGCTCTTGGTTGAAGATGCGCTGAGGCTCTTAAAGTCAACTCGGCGATGTTGTAGATTCATCCGTGATGTGTTTTTACGTGACTTTCCTGCTGAAATCTTTTTGAATAGACCATTAATAATTAAGGTAAGTTTATTCAATCTACTACAAAATTTATACTACAATAAAGGTAATCACCTTTTTGATCATACTCAGTCCATTATTGTAGTACATTATATCTGACTTTCCTTGGGGACTCTAACATTACGCATGGTGTATGCTCTCGACCAATtatctaattatataaaagtaggTAACATCACTTACATTACTTACTGGATACaggtaaactcaaaaatacctactttttgaacggttttcaccaatagatggtGTAATTCCTTTAGTACGTAATTTCCTAAACTTGAGCAAAGCCAGAACAGGTGGCTGCTGCTGACAGTAATACatgtttctttattatttcttaataatttcAGAGTTTGTTAGCCATATCGGAGGGAGGGAATGCTGGGAGGCCAGGAGAGGCTCTCCAAGTTCTTTTACACATAACTCGTGCATTGTGCCAGAGGCTAAAACAATTATGTTCTATTGACCTAATCCATGAAGCAAAAAgggtaaatttttattcaaatttcacgatttttttgtataaatatcattgatgaatcatcaaaaaaaaaatcatgcttacattattttatgctaCATGTGATAAATGTTACATATGTATACTTTGTAACTcatttatgcaataaagtggtattatattatacatgtaatgattaccaagaaaaataaattgcttatttattgaattcttTTGCTGACAAACAGGCCTTCTCTATAATGAGACAAGCATGTTTGCATGCttgtaaaagtaatttaacaaatattgtcATTAGGTTTCAATAGAGCCTAGAGAGTCTGAGGATAGTGTGAACATGGCATTAGAGCATATCGCCAGTGACGGTGGGCTGCTAGACCAGCCGCGGGAGGACGGCCTGGCAGTGCTGAGGCAGCTGCCAGCCCCTATATACGCACTCGACACATTGCAGTCTGTGCTGGGCACTATGCAAAGGAGCGTTATTTGTGTTGATCCGGCTGATAAGACCGAGTTTCTAAATATGGTGAGTATCACACTGGATTGTTTGCTgcttttaaattaagataatagAGAATAAGTTTCCAACTTTTTTAGTTACTAATGTCTAGTACCGCCAatctattatttgaaaatagtatttaatatacagTATACCAAAATTTCTGCGAAATTAGCGGAGCCGTGGAGTACAGTAATGATatgatattatgtatatgaattttaagttatatatttcggaaaacattttatgttacaTATTACGTTTTGAATACAAATTTCTTACAGAAAGAATTGACAATCTGCATTAATTTAGTGGAGCACCTAGTCCAGTTATTATTAGACTGTGTGAGTGATGAGTTTTGGAGCTCAGACCACACCACAAAAACCCATAGGGATATTAGCCACAAGAGCTGTATGGTCATGCGTCTACTTGGAGATCTATTGATGAAATACAAGTAAGTTAGTTACTAGTCATTTGCAAAGCTACatctaggtatataatatctacttCGTATTGACTTCACAGCTGCACTTTCATAAGGAATAAATGCAAAGCTCGGCGCAGATGGCGCTGCCTGACTTGGTGGTAAACACACCACCAGTTTTTACAACTTGCTTTTcgtacattttttatcttttggtAATGAATGGTTTCCAAGATTTCGACACCCAAATACgcaatataattacataaagaCTATGGTGATGTACATTTTAActgtaatttatgaaaattcgaATGCTTTTAATGCTTTGTGGCCATCTTTGTTTAGGTACCGTCAATACTGCAGCATATAaccaaattgaaatatttatttagaaattataccttcataggcacttttcacgtcaaatttaataggtattatataggAATTTCTCAAAAGGCATAACTACTGACATTTCGTAACGACCACTGCTTAGAAGAAATGTCGTaagaaattcatttaaacagtgtctCAGTGGCAGTCATGCCCCAAgggtttaatattattgtttcgttcatattttttaaaatataacacagTACACGgtcaaaaagtaaacaaaataaacatttccgAAATGAGTGATAACATGTTATCTTGGAGTGTGGTGAAGACACAATTCCAATAGGTCTCTGATATAGAATACAAATGATGTTTCAGTAAAAGTTCGACCGAGGATTCGGAGAGTAGTTCGCACAGCACGGCGTGGCTGCGGCTGGTGCGGCCGGCGACGCGGCTGCTGCGCTGGGCGGCGACGTCCGCGCTGCCGCCCGCCGCGCTGCTGGCCGCATTGCGGGCCGCGCAGCTCGACTACAGGCTGCGGCTGCTGTATCCGGAGTGTGCTCTCGAGATCAACACCGTGCTGCAGGTAACTCacatagataaatttaaaatcattcattccCTAGAAGATGGTGataaaaaattttcaaattgtaagGTACAGTATATTAGGAATGACCTTAGTTAAAACAAGGATAATAATTGATACAAGACAAACAGACTAGAATAATAGTTTTGTAGGACACGGtgccttatttaaaactattctcGAACTTTCTAACAgttaaaatgttctttttgatgcatattgtttttatatatatttgtgtttcaCTTAAAATAGAAAGAACTTCACAGTTAAGGCCTGATCCTGAAATCGATGATAAACTTACAAGCATAATGTAAGCTAAAAGAACTACCGGCAAGAATACATTAcagtatgtattttatgtttatcttGTTTCTTGCTggaatatatgtacatattacaCATTTATCTGACATAGATTTCAATTACAGTAGTGAAATTATCTACTGTCATACAACAATTTGACAAATACAGAATTCCCATTCAcgggttttttattttataaattatactaatttatattttccagAACGCGAGGTCATCTGTAGATCAAGAACACAACAGAAAATACAGTGAATTGTCAAAACTGTTTTCAAGTATGGACGATGCTGTTTACTTTATGaggaacaaaaataattgccGAAATTCTAAGGCTGTTTTGACTTATATCCAGAAATCTTTACCAGTTCTAGAAGTACATTTAAGTGAGAATTATGTGAACGATGCATCtgatattttactttacaaattaaaagacCTAGGTCCAACCGACAAGGATTGGTCTGTTGCACGCAGTGTTGCTCTAAATCTCATGGCACATAATGTTGAATGGGTCCGAGCGAAATTTTACAGCAAAATGGCTGATATGGTGAAGAGTGTATTGATGGGAgatgaaaataatgacaatgaGAAATGTTTCACGTTGCTGTGTGACGTCGGCATACTCACAGAAATATGCTGTCATGGGCTCTCTTCTAAATCGAAACAGGTGAgattttcctatttatttatttttataattataatcattatgattca
This region includes:
- the LOC128683530 gene encoding superkiller complex protein 3, which translates into the protein MADVKSLLKEARKLISEENFKEAQECCKNILRKDKQNYMGLVLLGKSLQDTDQAPLAYQKAIASKPDQPLAWQGLANYYEKKEDPIVKVKLIPIYNEMLKLPIEEDKALELISKLSQLACTLKHNEVITILIDYLNKEVNEKLQRAAEKQFIELLKKDVECKQEDINLALQLLNKIYARDPSDSLEILIAKLILAKNDFNSAVKEIIELKYFSGTVILREWLCKQICKKYIEFNSFNNFPIEEYITIITEGIENSNYPGMLRSMINYDKGLYLEAYKQCVPLINYNQADPIEATFIINCTIKLKKWSVAEKLISNFLTKVKDLDFSFILKKFLFLSLSKQQKWSQAISVISGIPLDALGTDEKAELAACYIESNQPVDYILDHLKPAECYTTLKAQLFLKQNKYTNVIELLEECSDNNHLNLFYLGKAYWDLGQYDKSLMSLLKAVKLNSDHAESFVFLGHYYKLKNDLQRAKKCYEKAYSLADSNNDAIKNLSETYIKLNMKEEDFELLVKSEKSIKTNEAWINFRLGLHYLSRRDWENAIINFRNVIKNDKKSITAFECLADAYYARGSFTSALRAYTKVISLDSNKTAHCLTRIGYIHSLLTEYKDAIITFEKVLKLEPYSLLALKGLAETWMRVAKKKFVVKMYGSARDCAQNAINFISTALTKQKQYACLWKILADTFIFITKLPTKYAYAFLKCSDTSNEVLRKNKLELFPQAFACYSRIAKQKQQLASYDLASAYLAYYHETEKEVNCNISFNLTLSCIKEKPTLWRNWNLLGKICLFVKKYNIAQHCFIKALLVTRKWSVAKVWCNLGTLYLKLKLYKLANYCFWRGQSTLPSHPHSWIGQGLIAEVIREEEAMDLFRHASRLGYHPESALGYADWVCRTLKSNKYKDNPESKYEIEGLYAVTYAIDLIEWYSSFEPENACANTILGILQERCGLIQAAYKSYRTAFKYADEENKNITLLNLGRIFLRLEKYDEAIKTFKAITEASFDSTNGLALALYKRGLYEESYSVYDTALQWLSNDDEEQADMLVAMAGIMYIFKGAEDAKTILFHSINVAQKKPTAYCLFAICSLGLLHSDQSLSKLALTELQKYERDKEFGFDIGFLKSYLCVCENNMDQAIKILSDSLHDFPSNALLWFCMSQYCLRAADTKAKIASSCAQRALCSSQYNEHCWESAKMIATASIAEHIAGDHIKALVLAKEGLHMYPQQGEIWAALVFSLLPHKKWIEKKDWILSAANHMRRDLNISRPLTRWINLIEKKLTK